GTGGCGGACAAGGTATTTCGATGATCGTGGAGGGCTAATATGGATAAAACAATCGATATAAATACAGCCATTGATATGGTAAAAGATGGCGATATTGTTATGATAGGTGGTTTCTTAGGTGCAGGGGCACCTGAGTTATTAATTGATAAACTGGTCGAAAAAGGGATTAAAAATCTGACATTAATTGCTAATGACACAGGCTGGCCGGATAGAGCTCACGGTAAGTTAGTTGTTAACAAACAATTTAAAAAAATAATTGCTTCTCACGTAGGAACCAATAGAGAAACAGGAAATCAAATGGCAAGTGGCGAAACCGAAGTAGTTTTAGTCCCACAAGGAACGCTAGTTGAACAAGTTAGAGCCGCTTCACATGGACTGGGTGGGGTCTTAACACCGACCGGTTTAGGTACCGATGTTGAAAAAGGGAAAGATAAAATTGTTGTTGATGGTAAAGAATACCTCGTTGAAAAACCATTGCGTGCGAACGTTGCCTTATTGTTTGCCAATAAAGTCGATAAATTTGGGAATATGAATTTTTATGGTGCCACAAGAAACTTTAATAATATGATGGCTGGTGCTGCTGATATTACCATAGTTGAAGCAGCCGAAATCGTCGAAATTGGTGAACTCGATCCAAATACAGTTCATACTCCAGGTGTATTTGTGGATTACATTGTAGATGGAGGGAAGAAATAATGATGGATAAAGCCGAAATTCAAAACTTTATTGCAAGACGGGCAGCGCAAGAATTAAATGATGGTGACGTGGTTAACTTAGGGATTGGATTACCAACGTTAGTCGCTAACTTTATTCCTGAAGGAAAAGAGATTATTTTACAATCAGAAAATGGCTTTATTGGGGTTGGACCATCGCCAGAGCCAGATCAAGTCGATCCGTATATCGTTAATGCTGGAGGCCAACCGGTAACCATCGTTGCTGGGGCAGCTTTCTTTGATAGTGCGACATCGTTTGGCATCATTCGTGGCGGTCACGTGGATGTCACTATTTTAGGTTCATTAGAAGTAGATGAAAAAGGCAATATTGCTAATTATATGATACCTGGCAAATTAGTACCTGGGATGGGAGGAGCAATGGATTTATTAACAGGTGCCAAAAGAAGTATTGTAGCAATGGAACATACCAATAAAGGTAGACCAAAAATTCTAAAAGAATGTACGTTACCGTTAACGGCGGCCAATGCGATTGATTTAATCATCACCGAAATGGCTGTTATGGAAGTAACCCCAGAAGGTCTATTATTAAAAGAAGTAGCTGACGGCTATACGGTTGAAGACGTTCAAAACGCCACCGAAGCAGAATTGATTTTAGCCGATTCATTGAAATAAATATCTTTATTAACAGAGAGGAAAATGTATATATGTTTAGTGAAAAAGTTGTCTTTGTTACAGGTGCAGCTAGTGGGATTGGTTTAGCAATCGCTGAAATGTTTGCCTCAGAAAATGCCAAATTAATGATGGTTGATATTAATGAAGAAAAATTACAAGCCGAAGCAGAACGTTTAGGTGCAAGTTTCTTTAAAGCTGATTTATCCAAACGCGAAGAAAATAAAGCCGCTGTTGATTATACGGTTGAAACCTTAGGTGGATTAGATATTTTAATTAACGTGGCGGGTGTACAAACCGTGGCTCCAATTGAAGATTACCCTGAAGATCGTTGGGACTTTATTATTAACTTGATGTTAACGTCGCCATTCTTATTAACAAAATACGCTTGGCCACATATGAAGGCTAAAGGTTGGGGACGTGTGGTTAACTTAAACTCTGTTCACGGATTAGTAGCTTCTGAATTCAAATCGGCTTATGTATCAGCTAAACACGGTTTAACAGGATTAACTAAAGTAGCTGCTTTAGAAGGTGGACCACAAGGTATCACGGTGAATGGTGTTCACCCATCGTATGTAAGAACGCCATTAGTAGATAATCAAATTGCTGATCAAGCTAAAACACATGGTATTAGTGAAGATGAAGTTGTATCCAAAATCATGTTACAAAAAGCAGCTATCAAAAACTTACTCGATCCATCTGAAGTTGCTGGCGTTGTGAGATTCTTATGTTCTGATGAAGCCAAATCTGTTACTGGAGCTCAATACACCATCGATGGTGGTTGGGTAGCCGGCTAAAAAATTTATCGAATGTATCTGAAGAGGTCATTTGGTAAAAAGATGACCTCTTATTTACTCTAAAAAGGAGAAAATATATGGTTAGTTTAATAGGAATATTCTTAGGCTTAGCATTATTGATGATATTAGCCTTTAGAGGTTACGCAATTGTTTGGATTGCGCCTGTAGCAGCTGCCGTTGTTGCCTTAATGAGCGGGATGAATCCCATTGAATTGTATATGGGACCTTATATGGAAGGCTTGGCAGGTTTCGTTAAAACTTGGTTCCCAGCATTTATGTTAAGTGCTATTTTTGGAAATTTGATGGATGTGACAGGTTCTGCGAAATCGATTGCGACATGGTTAACGAATTTGTTTGGAGCTAAAGCAGCGATTGCAGCGGTGGCCTTAGCCTGTGGTTTGTTAACGTATGGTGGGGTTTCATTATTCGTTGTTGTGTTTGCTATTTATCCGTTAGCGTTAGCCGTTTATGAAGAAGCTAATATTACCCGTAAATTAATTCCAGGTGCAATCGCTATTGGTGCATTTACTTTCACCATGACGGCTATGCCTGGTACCCCTCAAATTCAAAACTTGATCCCAATGCAATACTTTGGAACAGATGCAATGGCTGCACCTATTATGGGGATTGTAGCAAGTATTATTTTGTATTTTGGTGGCGTTTTCTATATGGAATGGCGTAAAAGAAGTTATGAGAAAAAAGGTGAATTCTTTACTCAACCTGATGCAGCTCATGCAGGAGCGGCGATTGATGCTTCTGAATTACCCAATCCTTACGTTTCTTTAATTCCATTAGTTACTGTTGTTGTAGTCCTAAACATTGTGCCAATTATCTTTGGCTTGGATACAGCTAGTCCTTATAATATCATTTATGCTTTATTAGCAGGAAATGCTGTTGTTATGCTATTAAACTTAAGTAAAAGAGAGGCGTTTATTCCTGCTGTAAATAAAGGTGCTAGAGGTGCTATTGGCGCGATTATGAATACAGCCGGTGCCGTAGGTTTTGGATCTGTAGCGCGTTCTGTGCCAGGATTCGAAGTATTAACGGATTTAATTATGAATGTACCAGGTAGCCCATTAATCTCACTTTCAATTGCCGTAAATATCTTAGCCGGTGCAACAGGTTCTGCTTCAGGTGGTATGGGTATTGCTTTAGAAGCTTTAGGTGCAAGATATATGGAATTGGCTCAACAAACAGGTATTTCACCAGAAGCCTTCCATAGGGTTGCTTCCCTTTCTTCAGGTGGGTTAGACACTTTACCACATAATGGTGCGGTACTAACCTTATTAGAAAACACGGGTATGTCACATAAAGATTCTTACTTAGACATTATGGTGACATCATTGATCTTACCAATTGTTGCAACGATTGTTGCAATCGGATTAGCCTCAATGGGAATATACTAAAATTTATTCAGTACATTTAGGCAATTAGATTTCAGACGCATAGAGAATAGGAGATGCTTATGAAAGATATTACACAAATTAAGCGGATAGGGATTGCTGGGGCAGGCACTATGGGTTATTCAATGGCTGAGATTTTTGCCACCCATGGTTTCGAGATTTTGTTGTTTGATATTTCAGAGGATCAAATTAAAAAAGCACAGGAATTTATTCGAATTAATCGGTCTGTCGAAGTCGAACAAGGTCAATTAACTGAAGAAGCGTCAGTTGAATTGTTAGAAAGAATTCAATTCACAACGGATAATTCATTATTTAGTGATGTTGATTTTGTGGTTGAAGCGATTGTTGAAAACCTTGAAATCAAAAAGACCTTTTGGTCTGAATTGTCACAAATTGTTCCTGAAGATATTGTCATCGTTAGTAACACATCAGGTTTAAGTATTACGCAATTGGCTGAAGCTGTTATTGGTCCTGAACGCTTTCTAGGTATGCATTGGATCAATCCGCCGCACATTATTCGTCTGATTGAAGTCATTAAAGGGGAAAAGACAGCGGATGAAAATGTCACGATCGTCGAAGATTTAGCTAAAAGTGTTGGGAAAATCCCGGTAGCAGTTAATGATGCACCTGGTTTTGTCTTGAATCGGCTTCAATTTGCGGTCATGCGTGAAGCCTTGCATATTTTAGAAGAAGGTATTGCTGACATTCCTGGTATTGATGCGGTGATGAAGTATGGCTTAGGTATTCGTTATGCGAGCTTAGGACCTTTCGAAGTAGCGGATTTCGGTGGTTTGGATATTTTCCATAATATTGCGGAATACCTTTTCGCAGACTTATCCACTGCCGATAAAGATTTTGGTAAGATGAAAGAATTATACGAAGCTGGTCACTTAGGGGTTAAAACTGGTAAAGGCTTCTATGATTATAGTGAAGGCAAAGTTGAAAAAGTCATTCGTGAACGGAATATTAATTATGAGAAAGTTGCCAAAGCGTTGTATACCAATTTAGATGAGAAAAGTTGATGATTAAAACTCAAATATGTGTTACAATCACTTCAAACAGAATAGTTTTACTTTAATGGTTGGGCATTATGCTTCAAGGATTCGTTCTTCAAGGGGTGAGAAGGACATATTTGAGGTGTAGTGCGAGAGACGCACTTATTTGATAGTGCGTCTCTTTTGTTTTATCACCCTAAAGTCAACTTGGCGAAAGAAGGCGATATTTATTAAAATGGGTCAAAGAAGTTTGAGGAAGTGAGGGGAGATTATGTCAACAGATGTTATTGATTATTTACGCGAGATTGAGGTTCAAATTGAGTACAAGCGGCGTGAAGTAGCGGAAACACTCCAAACGCTAGATGATGGGCATCGTAAAGCCGTAGAAGAGTTGGAACGCAATTATCAAGCGGAATTAACCGATTATTTACGCGAAAAAGAACAGGCTAACCAAGCTCGACTAGAATTGGAAGAGGCCGCATTACAACAGACTTTTTCTGAAAAGAGAGAGGCTTTATTGGCTCAATATGAACAACAAAAGGATCAATTAGTGGAGAGAATAGTGAAGGAGGTACTAAATCAATATGGGTATCGCCAAAATGAAGAAGTTGACCCTACTGGCGGAGCAGTCTGAAAAAGAGGCTGTCCTAGCAGCCATGCAAGAGATGCAAGATATTGAAGTCATTTCACTAGCTGATGTACTGGGTGAAGATGAGGCTTTGATTCAGTCTTTGCAGTTTGAAGATAAATCGGAATCCGTGGGTGATCTAACACAGACCATTCAAGATATCCGTTATGCGCTATCCTTTCTCAACGATTATATACCGCAAGTGCCTTTTTTGAAACGGATGAAAGAGAAACGTCCCGTCTTGTCGCTCAAAGAATTGGAAGTCCAGGTCCAAAGCATGGATTATCAAACCTTATTACACCGGGTCGATTATATGGATGAAACCATCCATCGTCTGCAGGAGCAGCTGGAAGAGTTAAAAAAAGAAGAAGACTTCTTGCGTAGATGGCAAAATTTAACTTTTTTGCCGGCGGATACTAAATTTTTGAAGCATTTTTCAATTTTAGTCGGTTCGGTTGAGTCAGAAAAAGCGCAGGACTTTGAAGTCGCCATGAATGAATTGGACACGGCTTATGCCGAAGATATTTATCAATCGCGTGATACTTGGGGCTTTTTAGCGGTTATGCCGGAAGATGAGACGGTTGAAGGCAATGAGTTGCTACAACAATATGGTTTTCAAGTCTTAAATTACCCCTATGACCAGATTCCGAGTGACGCCTTGAAAGGAAACCTTGAAAACCAAAAACAACTGATTGAACAAATATCACAGGAGAAAGCTAGCCTAAAAAGTTATGGATCTACCCGTGATGCATTACAGTTAGCAGAGGAGTATTTTACCAATAAACGTGAGCGCGAAAAAGCCAAAGAACTGATCGCCAATAATTCTTATGCGTTTGTGATTAGTGGTTGGACGGAAGCCAGTAAGATTGATTATTTTACCCAGCATATTGTGGGCCAATGTAATGAACGGAACATTTGTTATTTTCAATTTGAGGTTGAAGAAGCTGAAATTGATGCGGTGCCAACCAAACTCGAAAACCATGAATTGGTTAAACCGTTTGAAACGATGACTGCGCAATTTGGCTTACCTAAGTATGATGGATTTGATCCGACACCATGGTATTACCCATTCCATATTGCTTTTTTTGGGATGATGAGTGCGGATTTAGGCTATGGTTTGTTGTTATGGTTGGGGACGGCTTATGCCTTAAAAGAATTTGAATTATCACGGGGTATGCGGTCGTCATTAAAGATGTTTAACCAACTGTCCTATGGGACGATGTTTTTCGGTTTGATTTTTGGTAGTTTCTTCGGTTTTAATTTACCGTTTAGACTTTTAGATTTAACCAATGATGTGATTATCGTGATGGCTATTTCCGTTTTTATCGGGATTGTCCATATGTTACTGGGCTATGGCATCAAATTCTATTTAATGATGAAAGATAAAGATTATATTTCAGCTTATTTAGATGCGGCACAGTGGGCGTTGATGTTACTCGGTGTGGTCGTCATTGCGGTGAATTTGGCCTTCGTCAAAGTAGACTGGTTAACGACGGCGGGGATTGTCTTGATTGTCGGCAATATTTTAGGGATGTTCTTAGTTAAAATATTTTCAAATAATAATAAGTTGATTGGTGTCGGCCAAGCTTTGTTTGGGATAATGGATATTGCCAGTTTAATTGGGGATTTGGTAAGTTATACACGGTTAACGGCTTTAGCCGTTTCGGGTGCCAATATTGGGATGGCTTTTAACCTGATACTTGGTTTGTTACCACCGATTGCTCGCTTTACCATTGGGATTATCTTATTTGTTGCCCTACATGCCTTAAATATTTTCATTACTTATTTAGGGGCTTATGTGCATTCCATGCGGTTAGAATATGTGGAGTTTTTTGGCAAATTCTATGATACAGATGGCAAAGCCTTTACGCCACTTAAGACTTTAGAAAAGTATATTTGGATAAAATCAGATAAATAAATAACTTAAAACAGATATTGGAGGATAATGATAATGGAATTTAGTATTGAATATCTTTTTGGACCTCAAACAGGTTGGATTTTAGGTGCGCTTGGCGTGGCCATCGCCATTTTCGCTGCCGGAACAGGGTCAGCGATTGGGGTAGGGAAAGCCGGGGAAGCGGCTGCGGCGTTAACCCGTGAAAAACCTGAATTATTTGGTCAGGCATTGGTCTTACAATTACTACCAGCGACCCAAGGTTTATATGGTTTTGTTATTGGCTTAATCATTTTATTACAACTAGACTCAGGCATGTCAGCTGCGGAAGGTTGGTATTTATTAATGGCTAGTTTACCGGTTGGGATTGCTGGTTATACGTCTGCGCCAGCCCAAGCCAAAGCGTCGATTGCTGGGATGCAAATCTTAGCCCAACGTCCAGAAAATGCGACGCAAGGGATTGTCTACTCAGCGATGGTTGAAACGTATGGCATCTTAGGGTTTGTTGGTTCTTTGTTAATGATCGTTTTATAATCGATTTCCTGTTTTTCAATGGATTGAGCTAGGAGAGGAGGAAGGTTATGGCAAAGGTTAATGAACTCGTTGATAAAGTGATCAACAAAGAGACAAGTGCTTTAGAAGAAGACGTTGAGCGTAAACGCTTTGACTTGAAAAATGCCTTAGTAGCTAAAGAGGCAGAAACGCAGCGAGATTTAGTGAGTGAAAAAGAAAAAATAGATAAAAAGATGCAAGAACAACATCAAATTGCTGTCCAATCACGTCAGATTGTCTATCGGGATCAGTTGTTGACGCAAAAACAAGCGCTTATCGAAGAATTATTCGATGCGGCCCTTAAGGAATTGGACAACTTGCCACAAGAGACATTTCGGTCGTTTGTGTTAGCTATCCTTAAGCAATTTGAAGGCCAAGGGGATTTAACACTGGTGTTAGGTTCGTATTCAAAAGGCTTAATCGATCAGTCTTGGTTAGAATCATTGGCGATTGAAGGAGTTAACATTCAATTAGCAGCCGATACTATCCAAAGTAAAGGTGGATTTATACTAGAAAAATTAGGTTCTCAGTACAATTTCTTGAATGACAGTTTAATTGAAGAAGTTCGCACACAACTGATTATTGATATTTCTAAGTCACTGAATCCATAAGGAGGGAAACAATGTTTGATGACGAATTTGGTTCATTAAATGTGACGGTTCGTGTCTATGAAAATGAGCTTTTAACGCAATCCATCTATGACCGCATGTTAGCGGCTGATAGTTTTGAAGAAGCGGTTGGCATTTTGCGGGAAACATCCTATCGCGATGAAGTGGAAGAGGTGTTGAAAACCCATAATTATGATGACATGATTACCGAAAATTTAGTGAGATTATACGATCGTTTATTTCAAATCTCACCTTCGCCAGAAATTGTTGAATTAGCTACTTTGCGTTACAGCTATCATAATATTAAAGTGATGCTAAAAGAAATGATTGCCGATAAAGATTTAGAAGATTTATATTTTCCGATTGGCCGCTACGATCTCACTGAGCTCCGTCAAGCGGTCAGCTTAGGGCAATCAGAGGTTTTACCTGAAGAATACTTGCAGACCATTCGCAGTGCCAAGTTGGACTATAGTGAATTTGGTAACATCCAACAGGTTGAAGTGTTGGTTGATAGGCATTATTTCGAACATTTGAAGCAGATTGCGGTGACGATTGGTGATCCGGAAATTATTGAATTAGTCGATATGCAAATTGATTTTAAAAATATTTCGACCTTAATTCGAGCGAAATATCAAGACCGCACACCCAATTTTTTGCGGTCGGTGTTATCCGATGCGGGCTCTTTAGATGTTGAAACCTTAATTCAAATGGGCTCTAAAGATGCACGGACGTTAATTCAATCTTTATTAGAGACCCAGTATAAGAGTATTTTGTCGGAATCGATGATTACAGCTGGGATAGGTATTTCATCCATTAAGTTCGATTATTACACCGATAATGCCATGATGCGTAAAATGCAAGAAGCCAAGCTAAAAGCCTTTGGACCGCTCCCGATGATTGCTTATATTTATGCTAAAGAAACGGAAGCAAGGAATTTGCGTTTAGTATTATCGGCCAAGGAAAATCATATTGATGTGGAAGAAACGAAAGAAAGGATGCGGATGAATTATGTCTCATAAGATTGCGGTTATTGGAGATAAAGACTCCGTTTTAGCCTTTAAAATGATTGGTTTCGAGGTTTTCTTTGCGGCGGATGCCAATGAGGCGCGAGGCCATTTGGACGATTTAGCCCGTGAAGACTACGGCATCATCTTTTTAACCGAACAATTAGGTATTCAAATCCCTGATGCATTAGAACGCTATAATCAACGGATTACACCAGCTATCATTCTCATTCCTAATCGGACGGGGACGAATCATTTTGGCGAAGAACGTTTTGCTGAAAATGTGGAACGAGCAGTTGGTATTAAAATCGTGTAGGAGTAGGAGGTATATGATTGAAAAATGGAACAATTGTTAGTGTAGCTGGCCCCCTAGTCGTCGCAAGCGGCATGGAAGATGCAGCGGTACGTGATATTTGTCGGGTAGGTGATTTAGGCCTGATTGGCGAAATTATTCAGATTCGTGGCGACCGCGCCAGTTTACAAGTATATGAAGAAACATCGATGGTTGGACCGGGGGAACCTGTTGTTATTACCGGTGAACCCTTATCAGTAGAATTAGGCCCCGGCATGGTTTCCAATATGTTTGACGGTATTCAACGCCCTCTAGAAGCTTTTCGCCTTAAAACGGGCAATGATTATTTAGATCGGGGTGTGGCGATTGACCCCCTTGATCGTGACAAAAAATGGACCTTCACTGCCCAAGTAAATATCGGTGATTCTGTCGTGGGTGGCGATATTGTCGGGGTTGTGCAAGAAACCCCTGTGATTGAGCATCGCGTGATGGTACCCCCTGGGGTCGAAGGTGTCGTCACCAACATCGCCAGTGGGGTATTTACTGTGAAAGATGTGGTTTATAGTTTAGAGACTAAAGGGTCGGGTAAACGTGATTTTACCATGATTCAACGGTGGCCGGTGCGTAAGGGCCGTCCATTTAAACGTAAATTAAGTACGGAGGAAGTTTTGCTGACCGGTCAACGGGTGATAGATACCATGTTCCCAGTTGCCAAAGGTGGAACGGCAGCTGTGCCGGGGCCCTTCGGTGCGGGCAAAACCGTTGTCCAACATCAAATCGCTAAATGGTCGAATGTTGATTTGGTTGTGTATGTGGGTTGTGGTGAGCGTGGTAACGAGATGACGGAAGTTATTGATGAGTTTCCGCAGTTGATTGATCCTAATACGGGGAATTCGCTGATGGACCGAACGATTTTAATTGCTAACACATCCAATATGCCGGTGGCAGCTCGTGAGGCTTCGATTTATACGGGGATTACGATTGCTGAATATTTCCGGGATATGGGTTATTCTGTGGCCATTATGGCGGATTCGACGTCGCGTTGGGCGGAAGCCTTGCGGGAAATCTCAGGTCGTTTAGAAGAAATGCCTGGGGATGAAGGTTATCCCGCTTATTTAGGTAGCCGTTTAGCCGATTATTATGAAAGAGCTGGACGCGTTGTGACTTTAGGTGGGGCGGATGGTGAAGACCGTGAAGGCTCCGTGACAGCGATTGGTGCGGTGTCACCTCCGGGCGGGGATACGTCGGAGCCGGTGACACAAAATACCTTGAGTGTGGTGAAGGTATTCTGGGGTCTGGACAGTTCTTTATCCCAAAGACGTCATTTCCCAGCCATTAACTGGTTAAGTTCTTATTCCTTGGATTCAAAAACCATGAATAAATTTGTGGGTAAAGTATTGAATGTTGATTGGGATGAAATGGTCAATCATACCCGCAATTTACTGCAAAAAGAAGCGGAGTTACAAGAAATTGTGCGTCTCGTGGGGGTTGAATCCTTGCCTGAGATGGACCGCCTGACCTTGTTGGTAAGTAGTATGATTCGTGAAAGTTATTTACAACAAAATGCGTATGATGATGTCGATACTTACACGTCCTTACAAAAACAATATGCCATGTTGAATATCATTTTAACCTTTGAAGCCAAAGCGATAGAAGCTTTGAATTTAGGAGCCTATTTCGATGATATTGCCAAAGGTACCACTGCCCTTCGTGAAAGAATTGGCCGGATGAAATATATTTCTGAGGATAATCACGAGGAGTTTGAAGAGATTTTAAGTGACATTGAATCACAAATTAAATACGTCATCGGCAAGGAGGTCTACAAATAAATGCGTAAAGAATATACAACCGTTACTGATATTGTCGATCCGCTGATGACCGTCACAGGTGTGGAAGGCGTGAAATTTGATGAGCTAGTTGACATTGAACTTCAAAATGGCGAACATCGTCGGGGCCAAGTTTTGGAAGTCGATGGTGATAAAGCCGTTGTGCAATTGTTTGAAGGCTCTTCCGGGATTGTCACGCGCGACACCAAAGCCCGTTTCATTGGACACCCCCTCACACTAAATGTCTCTGAGGATATGATTGGCCGTCGTTTTGATGGGATGGGCCGGATTAATGATGGCGGTCCTGAAATTATTCCGGAAGCTTCCTTAGATATTAACGGTCGAGCAATTAATCCAATCGCGAGAGAGTATCCGGATGAATTTATTCAAACTGGTATTTCGACGATTGATCATTTAAACACCTTAGTCCGGGGTCAAAAATTACCGGTGTTTTCAGGTTCAGGTTTGCCTCACCAAGAATTAGCGGCGCAAATTGCGCGTCAAGCCAATGTGTTAAATTCTAATGATGATTTTGCGGTGGTGTTTGCGGCCATTGGTATTACTTTTGATGATGCCCAATTCTTTATTAATGACTTTACGGAAACTGGCGCCATCGATCGGTCAGTGGTATTTATTAATTTAGCGAATGATCCAGCGATTGAACGGATTGCCACACCAAAGATTGCTTTAACTGCGGCCGAGTATTTGGCTTTTGAAAAAGGTATGCACGTTTTGGTTATTATGACCGATATGACTAACTATGCGAATGCATTGCGTGAAGTGTCGGCTGCGCGGCGGGAAATTCCTGGTCGTCGTGGTTACCCGGGGTATTTGTATACCAACCTTTCTACTTTGTATGAAAGAGCGGGGCGGATTCGGGGTGTCAATGGGTCGATTACCCAAATTCCCATTTTAACGATGCCAGAAGACGATATTACCCATCCGATTCCGGATTTAACGGGTTATATTACTGAAGGGCAAATTTTGTTGTCGCGTGAGTTGCACAACCAAGGCATTGAACCACCGATTGACGTTATGCCGTCATTGTCCCGGTTAAAAGATAACGGGATTGGAGAAGGTAAGACGCGGGCTGATCATGCCGCAACCATGAACCAAATGTTTTATGCTTACGCTCAAGGTAAGGAAGCTAAAGAGCTTTCGGCGGTCTTAGGTGATGCGGCTTTAACGGATACCGATAAGTTGTACTTAGAGTTTACGAATCAATTTGAAAAACGCTATGTGA
This window of the Fundicoccus culcitae genome carries:
- a CDS encoding CoA transferase subunit A; protein product: MDKTIDINTAIDMVKDGDIVMIGGFLGAGAPELLIDKLVEKGIKNLTLIANDTGWPDRAHGKLVVNKQFKKIIASHVGTNRETGNQMASGETEVVLVPQGTLVEQVRAASHGLGGVLTPTGLGTDVEKGKDKIVVDGKEYLVEKPLRANVALLFANKVDKFGNMNFYGATRNFNNMMAGAADITIVEAAEIVEIGELDPNTVHTPGVFVDYIVDGGKK
- a CDS encoding 3-oxoacid CoA-transferase subunit B; translated protein: MMDKAEIQNFIARRAAQELNDGDVVNLGIGLPTLVANFIPEGKEIILQSENGFIGVGPSPEPDQVDPYIVNAGGQPVTIVAGAAFFDSATSFGIIRGGHVDVTILGSLEVDEKGNIANYMIPGKLVPGMGGAMDLLTGAKRSIVAMEHTNKGRPKILKECTLPLTAANAIDLIITEMAVMEVTPEGLLLKEVADGYTVEDVQNATEAELILADSLK
- a CDS encoding 3-hydroxybutyrate dehydrogenase — translated: MFSEKVVFVTGAASGIGLAIAEMFASENAKLMMVDINEEKLQAEAERLGASFFKADLSKREENKAAVDYTVETLGGLDILINVAGVQTVAPIEDYPEDRWDFIINLMLTSPFLLTKYAWPHMKAKGWGRVVNLNSVHGLVASEFKSAYVSAKHGLTGLTKVAALEGGPQGITVNGVHPSYVRTPLVDNQIADQAKTHGISEDEVVSKIMLQKAAIKNLLDPSEVAGVVRFLCSDEAKSVTGAQYTIDGGWVAG
- a CDS encoding GntP family permease; amino-acid sequence: MVSLIGIFLGLALLMILAFRGYAIVWIAPVAAAVVALMSGMNPIELYMGPYMEGLAGFVKTWFPAFMLSAIFGNLMDVTGSAKSIATWLTNLFGAKAAIAAVALACGLLTYGGVSLFVVVFAIYPLALAVYEEANITRKLIPGAIAIGAFTFTMTAMPGTPQIQNLIPMQYFGTDAMAAPIMGIVASIILYFGGVFYMEWRKRSYEKKGEFFTQPDAAHAGAAIDASELPNPYVSLIPLVTVVVVLNIVPIIFGLDTASPYNIIYALLAGNAVVMLLNLSKREAFIPAVNKGARGAIGAIMNTAGAVGFGSVARSVPGFEVLTDLIMNVPGSPLISLSIAVNILAGATGSASGGMGIALEALGARYMELAQQTGISPEAFHRVASLSSGGLDTLPHNGAVLTLLENTGMSHKDSYLDIMVTSLILPIVATIVAIGLASMGIY
- a CDS encoding 3-hydroxyacyl-CoA dehydrogenase family protein, which translates into the protein MKDITQIKRIGIAGAGTMGYSMAEIFATHGFEILLFDISEDQIKKAQEFIRINRSVEVEQGQLTEEASVELLERIQFTTDNSLFSDVDFVVEAIVENLEIKKTFWSELSQIVPEDIVIVSNTSGLSITQLAEAVIGPERFLGMHWINPPHIIRLIEVIKGEKTADENVTIVEDLAKSVGKIPVAVNDAPGFVLNRLQFAVMREALHILEEGIADIPGIDAVMKYGLGIRYASLGPFEVADFGGLDIFHNIAEYLFADLSTADKDFGKMKELYEAGHLGVKTGKGFYDYSEGKVEKVIRERNINYEKVAKALYTNLDEKS
- a CDS encoding V-type ATP synthase subunit I — encoded protein: MGIAKMKKLTLLAEQSEKEAVLAAMQEMQDIEVISLADVLGEDEALIQSLQFEDKSESVGDLTQTIQDIRYALSFLNDYIPQVPFLKRMKEKRPVLSLKELEVQVQSMDYQTLLHRVDYMDETIHRLQEQLEELKKEEDFLRRWQNLTFLPADTKFLKHFSILVGSVESEKAQDFEVAMNELDTAYAEDIYQSRDTWGFLAVMPEDETVEGNELLQQYGFQVLNYPYDQIPSDALKGNLENQKQLIEQISQEKASLKSYGSTRDALQLAEEYFTNKREREKAKELIANNSYAFVISGWTEASKIDYFTQHIVGQCNERNICYFQFEVEEAEIDAVPTKLENHELVKPFETMTAQFGLPKYDGFDPTPWYYPFHIAFFGMMSADLGYGLLLWLGTAYALKEFELSRGMRSSLKMFNQLSYGTMFFGLIFGSFFGFNLPFRLLDLTNDVIIVMAISVFIGIVHMLLGYGIKFYLMMKDKDYISAYLDAAQWALMLLGVVVIAVNLAFVKVDWLTTAGIVLIVGNILGMFLVKIFSNNNKLIGVGQALFGIMDIASLIGDLVSYTRLTALAVSGANIGMAFNLILGLLPPIARFTIGIILFVALHALNIFITYLGAYVHSMRLEYVEFFGKFYDTDGKAFTPLKTLEKYIWIKSDK
- a CDS encoding V-type ATP synthase subunit K, with translation MEFSIEYLFGPQTGWILGALGVAIAIFAAGTGSAIGVGKAGEAAAALTREKPELFGQALVLQLLPATQGLYGFVIGLIILLQLDSGMSAAEGWYLLMASLPVGIAGYTSAPAQAKASIAGMQILAQRPENATQGIVYSAMVETYGILGFVGSLLMIVL
- a CDS encoding V-type ATPase subunit; amino-acid sequence: MFDDEFGSLNVTVRVYENELLTQSIYDRMLAADSFEEAVGILRETSYRDEVEEVLKTHNYDDMITENLVRLYDRLFQISPSPEIVELATLRYSYHNIKVMLKEMIADKDLEDLYFPIGRYDLTELRQAVSLGQSEVLPEEYLQTIRSAKLDYSEFGNIQQVEVLVDRHYFEHLKQIAVTIGDPEIIELVDMQIDFKNISTLIRAKYQDRTPNFLRSVLSDAGSLDVETLIQMGSKDARTLIQSLLETQYKSILSESMITAGIGISSIKFDYYTDNAMMRKMQEAKLKAFGPLPMIAYIYAKETEARNLRLVLSAKENHIDVEETKERMRMNYVS
- a CDS encoding V-type ATP synthase subunit F translates to MSHKIAVIGDKDSVLAFKMIGFEVFFAADANEARGHLDDLAREDYGIIFLTEQLGIQIPDALERYNQRITPAIILIPNRTGTNHFGEERFAENVERAVGIKIV